From the genome of Nitrosopumilus sp., one region includes:
- a CDS encoding alpha/beta fold hydrolase, with protein sequence MQIKRFFKYFGIVISVLVVGVLVAGQIAYNTVPMIDQPGEIYSVNGTYMHLYCTGPENNEKPTVVIIAGGGVTSPLYYPLQEDLSETVRTCTYDRAGTGWSEPNNVPSNTKNMSDELYQLLQTAKIDGPILLTGHSLGGITSLIYSTEHEEQVAGIAFIDSSHYNQYDYFGKEFSDAVYQQNDELLANFWLLETASKIGIVSLITAISETSESEVSKEGQKMFAYFDRWAPPYDTMKSEIANLRLSFEQGKNAHYDRGDLPIISISASDDVASAFPKVGPSEQEINDAFETFPKELAALSNNGRHVVVEGTDHMSILYHEDTAQHILSLIPLIGEK encoded by the coding sequence ATGCAAATTAAAAGATTTTTCAAATATTTTGGTATCGTTATTTCCGTTTTAGTTGTCGGTGTTCTTGTTGCAGGACAAATTGCATACAATACCGTACCAATGATTGATCAGCCCGGGGAAATCTACTCTGTTAATGGCACTTACATGCATCTGTATTGTACTGGTCCAGAAAATAATGAAAAACCAACCGTTGTCATTATAGCAGGTGGGGGTGTTACAAGCCCATTATACTATCCTCTTCAAGAGGATCTGTCTGAAACTGTTCGTACATGTACTTATGATCGTGCAGGAACAGGTTGGAGCGAACCAAACAACGTTCCATCAAACACAAAAAACATGTCAGATGAATTGTATCAGCTACTACAAACTGCCAAAATAGATGGACCCATACTATTGACAGGGCATTCCTTGGGAGGCATTACAAGTTTGATTTACAGTACAGAACACGAGGAACAGGTTGCAGGTATTGCCTTTATTGATTCAAGTCATTATAATCAATATGACTACTTTGGAAAAGAGTTCAGCGATGCAGTATATCAGCAAAATGATGAACTGTTGGCAAACTTTTGGTTACTAGAGACTGCCAGCAAGATTGGGATTGTCAGTCTGATAACTGCTATTTCGGAGACTTCGGAATCTGAAGTCAGCAAGGAGGGACAAAAGATGTTTGCATATTTTGATAGATGGGCCCCACCATATGACACAATGAAATCAGAGATTGCCAATCTCCGATTGTCTTTTGAGCAGGGAAAAAATGCACACTATGACAGAGGAGACTTGCCAATCATCTCAATTTCTGCGTCAGATGATGTTGCATCTGCTTTCCCCAAGGTGGGGCCATCAGAGCAAGAAATTAACGATGCCTTTGAGACTTTTCCTAAAGAGTTGGCTGCTCTATCAAACAACGGCAGACATGTAGTTGTAGAAGGAACAGATCATATGAGC